In the genome of Nocardioides seonyuensis, one region contains:
- a CDS encoding Coenzyme F420 hydrogenase/dehydrogenase, beta subunit C-terminal domain yields MMGRLPDSIESITQARLCTGCGVCAHLHPDRLQMADVPDVGRRPLPIVGVTGPTTGAGVAACPGRELSHPVGSLDDAPFHGEWGPVLDLYECWAADPVLRHRGSSGGVVSALAAHAIEAGIAVGALQVRASQEDPLRNETVLNRSREDIVTATGSRYSPASPCERLDLVEDAEGPCVVVGKPCDIAGTRKAAEQRAALADKVAVTLGIFCAGTPSTEATRSVVADLGIDPDTVKRLDYRGEGWPGEFRVETHDGRRASTSYADSWGKLTKHRQWRCLICPDHTGEFADLSIGDPWYRPVTDEEGGRSLVVVRTERGRRLLESALAGGALEGAPLSMDKLPASQPNLESTRGAVWGRVQSMRLLGMPTPRFRGMPSFRLWWKLPLRAKLTSTLGTARRIFVRGLKRPEFEPREVGSRGRTR; encoded by the coding sequence ATGATGGGGCGCCTCCCCGACAGCATCGAGTCGATCACGCAGGCCCGGTTGTGCACGGGCTGCGGTGTCTGTGCACACCTGCACCCCGACAGGCTCCAGATGGCCGACGTCCCTGACGTGGGTCGTCGCCCTCTCCCGATCGTGGGCGTGACAGGTCCGACGACGGGAGCGGGGGTCGCGGCCTGCCCCGGACGCGAGCTGAGCCATCCCGTCGGAAGCCTGGACGACGCCCCCTTCCACGGCGAGTGGGGCCCGGTCCTCGATCTGTACGAGTGCTGGGCGGCCGACCCGGTCCTGCGCCACCGTGGCTCCTCGGGCGGCGTGGTGAGCGCGCTCGCTGCCCACGCGATCGAGGCGGGCATCGCGGTCGGGGCCCTCCAGGTGAGGGCGTCACAGGAGGACCCGTTGCGCAACGAGACGGTCCTCAACCGTTCGCGCGAGGACATCGTCACCGCGACCGGTTCGCGTTACTCACCGGCCAGTCCCTGCGAGCGGCTCGATCTGGTGGAGGACGCCGAAGGTCCCTGCGTCGTAGTCGGGAAGCCCTGCGACATCGCTGGCACCCGGAAGGCTGCCGAGCAACGCGCGGCACTCGCCGACAAGGTGGCCGTGACGCTCGGCATCTTCTGCGCAGGGACCCCGTCGACAGAGGCGACCAGGAGCGTCGTGGCCGACCTCGGGATCGACCCCGACACGGTGAAGCGGCTGGACTACCGCGGCGAGGGCTGGCCAGGTGAGTTCCGTGTCGAGACCCACGACGGCCGACGCGCCTCGACGAGCTATGCCGACTCCTGGGGGAAGCTCACCAAGCACCGGCAGTGGCGATGCCTCATCTGCCCCGACCACACCGGCGAGTTCGCTGACCTCTCGATCGGCGACCCCTGGTACCGGCCCGTCACCGACGAGGAGGGGGGCCGCTCACTCGTCGTGGTCCGGACCGAGCGGGGCCGTCGGCTGCTCGAGTCGGCGCTGGCCGGTGGCGCCCTGGAGGGAGCCCCGCTCTCGATGGACAAGCTGCCGGCTTCCCAGCCCAACCTCGAGTCGACCCGAGGCGCCGTGTGGGGCCGCGTCCAGAGCATGCGGCTGCTCGGCATGCCCACGCCGCGGTTCCGGGGCATGCCGTCGTTCCGCCTGTGGTGGAAGCTGCCGCTACGCGCCAAGCTCACCTCCACGCTGGGCACCGCTCGACGCATCTTCGTCCGGGGCTTGAAGCGTCCTGAGTTCGAACCGAGGGAAGTGGGGTCCCGTGGGCGCACGCGCTGA
- a CDS encoding glycosyltransferase — translation MGARADIVMITYRSAGYVHLSLPRLLETLGPDDRVWLWHNGDDEATLEAIRPYRQDARVARFHHSRENVRLREPTNWLWSGSDARFVSKVDDDCLVSPGWLDTFVAAHDANPEFGVIGSWRHPAEDFRPELAQRKIKEYAGGHSLMRNLWVQGSGYLMPRALTEAHGPLGPDESFTGYCIRAARAGAVNGFYHPFVPEDHMDDPRSPHTLIHDDEDLLDRMPLSAKANGVSTVEQWTAQLVQSAIVLQTASLDPRSYSGWRKKAKSLRRRVSIAAGRPAKW, via the coding sequence GTGGGCGCACGCGCTGACATCGTCATGATCACCTACCGCAGTGCGGGATACGTGCACCTCTCGCTGCCGAGACTGCTCGAGACGCTGGGCCCGGACGACCGGGTGTGGTTGTGGCACAACGGCGACGACGAGGCGACGCTCGAGGCGATCCGCCCTTATCGGCAGGACGCACGCGTCGCGCGCTTCCACCACAGTCGCGAGAACGTGCGCCTGCGTGAGCCGACGAACTGGCTGTGGTCGGGCTCGGACGCCCGGTTCGTGTCGAAGGTCGACGATGACTGCCTGGTGTCGCCCGGATGGCTGGACACGTTCGTCGCGGCCCACGACGCCAATCCGGAGTTCGGCGTGATCGGCAGCTGGCGGCACCCCGCAGAGGACTTCCGCCCCGAGCTGGCGCAGCGCAAGATCAAGGAGTACGCCGGCGGACACTCGCTGATGCGCAACCTGTGGGTCCAGGGCAGCGGTTACCTCATGCCGCGGGCGCTCACCGAGGCGCACGGCCCGCTGGGACCGGACGAGTCGTTCACCGGCTACTGCATCCGCGCGGCGCGGGCGGGCGCCGTCAACGGCTTCTACCACCCGTTCGTCCCCGAGGACCACATGGACGACCCCCGCTCCCCCCACACCCTGATCCACGACGACGAGGACCTGCTCGACCGCATGCCCCTGTCCGCCAAGGCCAACGGGGTCAGCACCGTCGAGCAGTGGACAGCGCAGCTCGTGCAGAGCGCCATCGTGCTCCAGACCGCGTCCCTCGACCCTCGGTCCTACTCCGGGTGGCGCAAGAAGGCCAAGTCCCTCCGGCGCCGGGTCAGCATCGCCGCCGGGAGGCCGGCGAAGTGGTGA